The proteins below are encoded in one region of Sedimentibacter sp. zth1:
- a CDS encoding ATP-dependent Clp protease ATP-binding subunit, protein MNADKFSETGIQVMRDSQSIAIKYGNVELTELHMHLAIIKQKNTIIANILKDMDIDIFSYIRDIEQAIDKLQKQDALTKLYYNRTSQKIILVAEDFAREMYESLIGLEHLYLAILKENKITSQSIFEKYNIHLQKFYDKLIEQKSTLKIKNNKVEGLTNILLKYGRDLTAEAIQGELDPVIGREEEINRMIRILSRRTKNNPVIIGDPGVGKTAIVEGLAQRIIRNDVPDALRDRIIFSLDMGSLIAGAKFRGEFEERLKEVLKILKNSNGQIILYIDELHTVVGTGDSNGGLDTSNMLKPMLARGEILTIGSTTYDEYKKFIEKDGALERRFQKILVEAPTVEQTISILRGIKSKYEMHHGIRISDKSIIACAILSDRYISDRFLPDKAIDLMDEASSMVRTNVDSLPIEIDEMQRKILHLEIEKISLSQENDSFYTRKCKELDNNINTLKNLYEIEFKKWAIDKKIVDRIKQIKQQINEVKIQVDEATRKNDFEKISELNFFKLKKLENEELKLNKKPYTYKIKEEVTEDDIAEVVSKWTGIPISKLTETEKQKVLNLNSILHEQIVGQEDAVCAVCNAIIRAKSGVKKLQKPIGTFMFLGPTGVGKTQLVKTLAKTLFENKASLIRLDMSEYMEKHSVSKLIGAPPGYIGHDDGGQLTEAVRKQPYSVVLFDEIEKANSEVFNLLLQVLDEGRLTDSKGRTIDFKNTLIIMTSNIGSGSIVEKFNLNYYENIEQSIREKVMQILKEKFKPEFLNRLDDIVLFKPLNKCDLEKIINIELLQINKDLSNQKINIALDNTCIKYIIENSFSVQYGARPIKRFIEKEITTEIGRMILQDKINKFDSLLILYKDNKLVFKINN, encoded by the coding sequence ATGAATGCTGATAAATTTTCAGAAACTGGAATTCAAGTTATGCGTGACTCTCAAAGCATAGCAATAAAATATGGAAATGTTGAATTAACTGAATTACATATGCATTTAGCAATTATTAAGCAAAAAAATACTATAATAGCGAATATATTAAAAGACATGGATATCGATATATTTTCATATATTAGGGATATAGAACAAGCAATAGATAAGCTTCAAAAGCAAGATGCTTTAACTAAATTATATTACAATAGAACATCACAAAAAATTATTCTTGTTGCAGAAGACTTTGCTAGGGAAATGTATGAATCTCTTATAGGCTTAGAGCACTTATATCTTGCTATTTTGAAGGAAAATAAAATTACAAGTCAAAGCATTTTTGAAAAATATAATATTCATCTTCAAAAATTCTACGATAAATTGATAGAACAAAAATCTACTCTTAAAATAAAAAACAATAAGGTAGAAGGGTTGACCAACATTTTATTAAAATACGGAAGAGACTTAACTGCTGAAGCTATTCAGGGTGAATTAGACCCTGTAATAGGTAGAGAAGAAGAAATTAATAGAATGATTCGAATATTATCAAGAAGAACAAAAAACAATCCAGTTATAATTGGAGATCCAGGCGTTGGAAAAACTGCAATTGTAGAAGGATTAGCACAAAGAATTATTAGAAATGATGTACCAGATGCCTTAAGAGATAGAATTATTTTTTCATTAGATATGGGATCACTTATAGCTGGTGCTAAATTCAGAGGAGAATTTGAAGAAAGACTTAAAGAAGTATTAAAAATACTAAAAAATTCAAATGGTCAAATAATACTATATATAGATGAACTTCATACAGTAGTTGGAACTGGAGATTCAAATGGTGGACTTGATACATCTAATATGTTAAAACCTATGCTTGCAAGAGGAGAAATTTTAACCATTGGTTCTACTACATATGATGAATACAAAAAATTTATTGAAAAAGACGGAGCTTTGGAAAGAAGATTCCAAAAAATATTAGTTGAAGCTCCAACGGTTGAACAAACTATATCAATACTTCGAGGTATAAAATCAAAATACGAAATGCATCATGGTATTAGAATATCCGATAAATCTATAATAGCCTGTGCTATATTATCTGATAGATATATCTCTGATAGATTTCTACCTGATAAAGCAATTGATTTAATGGATGAAGCTTCCTCAATGGTGAGAACAAATGTAGATTCACTTCCAATTGAAATTGATGAAATGCAAAGAAAAATTTTACATTTAGAAATCGAAAAAATTTCATTATCACAAGAAAATGATAGTTTCTACACTCGGAAATGTAAGGAATTAGATAATAATATAAATACTCTAAAAAACCTATATGAAATCGAATTCAAGAAATGGGCAATTGATAAAAAAATAGTTGATAGAATAAAACAAATTAAGCAACAAATAAATGAGGTTAAAATTCAAGTAGATGAAGCAACTAGAAAAAATGATTTTGAGAAAATTTCAGAACTTAATTTTTTCAAACTAAAGAAATTAGAAAATGAAGAATTAAAATTAAATAAAAAACCATATACATACAAAATAAAAGAAGAAGTTACCGAAGATGATATTGCTGAAGTAGTTTCAAAATGGACAGGCATTCCAATTAGTAAATTGACTGAAACAGAAAAACAAAAAGTATTGAACTTAAATTCTATTCTGCATGAGCAAATTGTCGGACAAGAAGATGCAGTTTGTGCTGTATGTAATGCAATCATTAGAGCTAAATCTGGTGTTAAAAAATTACAAAAACCAATTGGAACATTTATGTTTTTAGGTCCTACAGGAGTTGGTAAAACACAACTTGTTAAAACACTTGCTAAAACATTATTTGAGAATAAAGCAAGTTTAATAAGATTAGATATGAGTGAATACATGGAAAAACACTCTGTATCTAAGCTTATAGGTGCACCTCCAGGATATATTGGTCACGATGATGGTGGTCAACTTACTGAAGCAGTCAGAAAGCAACCATACAGTGTTGTTTTATTTGATGAAATTGAAAAGGCAAATTCTGAAGTTTTCAATTTGCTTCTTCAAGTATTGGATGAAGGTAGACTTACCGACAGTAAAGGTAGAACTATTGATTTTAAAAATACTTTAATAATCATGACATCTAATATTGGATCAGGTAGTATTGTAGAAAAATTTAATTTAAATTATTATGAAAATATTGAACAAAGTATAAGAGAAAAAGTAATGCAAATATTAAAAGAAAAATTTAAGCCTGAATTTTTAAATAGACTTGATGATATTGTTCTATTTAAACCACTAAATAAATGTGATTTAGAAAAAATTATAAATATAGAATTGCTACAAATAAATAAAGACCTAAGCAATCAAAAAATTAACATAGCATTGGACAATACATGTATTAAATACATTATTGAAAATTCATTTTCTGTTCAATATGGAGCAAGACCTATAAAAAGATTTATAGAAAAAGAAATTACTACTGAAATAGGCAGAATGATACTACAAGATAAAATAAATAAATTTGACTCTCTGTTAATTTTATATAAGGACAATAAGTTAGTATTTAAAATAAATAACTAA